The Chryseolinea soli nucleotide sequence ACGAGAAGCGAATTGACGCCTTTGGTATTTTGTAAAGTGGTGGCGCTGAGCGCCGCTTTAGGCTTCACATCCAGGAACGAATCGGAACAGGCGCTCCACAGCGTGAGGAGGATGACGCCACATAGGATCGTGATCTTTTTCATGTGTATAATGTTTGATCGATTTTTCATAAACAGCATTCGTTAGAAGGTTAAATTCAGACCCACCAGGTATTGCTTTGCTGCGGGGTACGCTCCGCCATCCACACCGAGTTGGCGATCGGTTCCGGCCGTGTATTGAAAGCTTCCGCCAACGCGGTCGTTGCCCGACGTGTAGTTACGCAGGTTGATCTCGGGGTCCATACCCGAATAGTTGGTGATGGTCCACAGGTTTTGTCCTTGAACATAAACGCGAACGGAGGACATACCAATTTTGGACACCAGTCCTTTGGGCAGGGTGTAGGTCAGTTGAATGTTCTTGAAACGGAAATACGAGCCCGACTCCAGGTAGTAGGTCGAAGGCAGGATGCTCACCTGGTCGCTGGAGGTTAACTGCGGAAGAACGGCGTCGGTCTTGCCCGGTCTCCACGAATCGTTGAGCATGCGCGTGCTCCGGTTTCCGGCAAAGGTGGGGAAGTCGGTCCAGTACTTCACATAGTTGAAGATCTGGTTGCCATAAACACCTTGACCGAAAAGGGTGAGTCCGAAGTTTTTATAGTTGACATTGATGTTGATGCCATAGGTGAAATCGGGGTGCGGATTGCCAATGATGGAAAGGTCCTTCGTATTGATCACGCCGTCGTTGTTCACATCCCGGAATTTAAACCGGCCTGCTTTGTTCTGGTTGGTGCCCAGGTTGTTCACAGGGGCTGCGGCGGCCTCGTCGTCGGTTTGAAAAATACCATCGATGGTATAGCCGAAGAAGGAAGAGATGGGATAGTTCTGCTGCGTAACGATGAAGTTTTGAATGCGCTCATCATTGAGACCGAACAATTGCGTATTGGCGTCGCCATTGGTTTTGGTAACCACGTTGCGATAGGTACTGAAATTACCCTCGATGTTGTAGGTGAGCTCGTTGCCCATCGCCTGACCGTGGTAAGCCAACGCGAGATCGATTCCGCGATTCCGCATGGTTCCGATGTTCTGATAGGGCACGGTGGCTACACCTGACGTGAGCGGCGCTGCTACAGGGAACAGCATGTCGGTCGTGTTGCGTGTATACCAATCCAGGTTCACATCGAATTTGCCATTCATCAAGGTAACATCAAGACCAATGTTGGTGGAGGTTGTAGTTTCCCATTTTGCTTTCGGGTTTCCGAATTGCGTTAACTCATACCCGGGAATGGCCGTAGTGCGGGTGCCGTTCAGGTCGTAGAAGGAGGTGGCGGGGTTGGTGGAGAAGATGGTTAGGGGGTTATAAAAACCGATCTCCTGGTTCCCCGTTTGTCCCCAGCCCACACGCAGTTTGGCGCGGTCGAGCCAGGTGTTCATGTTTTGAGCAAACGATTCTTCCGAGAACACCCAGCCAGCGCTCACGGCCGGGAAATACGCTACCAGGTTTGCGGCAGAGAACCGCGAGGAGCGGTCGCGGCGCACGGTTCCTTCCAACAGGTATTTGTCTTTCAAATTGTAGTTCACCTTGGCGAATTCAGACGCGAGGCTCCAGTTGTTCGCACCGCCGTTGTTGGTTTGAACACCCGTGCCACCACTCAGATAACGGTTCTCGATATCGTCGGAGGCGAAATTGGTGCGGCTGGCATCGAAGGTTTCATAGTAATCTTTGATGGACTCGACACCGAGGATGAAGTTAAATTTGTGGATGTCGTTGATCGTGGCGTTGTAGGTGAGGGTGTTGAACCACGTCCAGGTCCATTCGTAGTTGTTGGTTGTTTTTAACGAATTCGATCCGCGGGATTCGGCCGATTCGATGTCGCGTATGGTATAGTCCCGGAAATTGAAGATGTTGTAGTCGATGCCGAAGCTGGTTTTGGCCGTGAGGTTTTCGAGGATGTCGTACTCGGCATAGGCATTTCCAAACAGGCGTACTTCCCTCTGAATGTTGTCTTTGTTGCGCCACAGGTCGGCCACGGGATTCCGCGAGTTGTCGAGGTCGGTGCCCCGGGTACCGGCAAATGTTGTTCCCGAAACGTCATAGACGGGCACGATCGGCTGGATACGGAAGGCGAAGGATGTGGGGTTGCTTTCCTGGCTGTTTCCATTGGGCTGGTTCACCCGTTGGGTAGTAGCGATCTGAAGGTTTTCGCCTACGCGGAATTTTTTATTGATGTTGAACTCCGTGTTTGCCCGTATGGAATAGCGTTTGAAGTTCGTGTAGATCATGATCCCTTTTTGATCGAAATAATTTAAGGACATGGCATAACGTCCGCTCTCGTTACCACCCGAGACACCGATCTGGTGGTTCTGGATGGGCGCCGGGTTGAAGATCTCGTCCAGCCAGTTGGTGCCGCTCTTGTTGGCTTTGGTGATGAGCCATTTGGTCTTGTTGAAATCGGCGGCGTCGATGTTGTTGCTGTAGTTGATGTATTTTCCACTGGCATCCTGGGCCACACGGGGATCGCCTTCCATGGCACCTGCCGGGAAAATGTAGTCCGGGATGACCGGCGTGGCACCATTGCCAAATTGAGCGTGTACGGGGTTGCCATTCGCTCCTACAGCGCCCGCGTTTTTACGCGCCTCCCAGGTCAGGTCGGCATACTGCTGGGTGTTCAGCATGCTCAACAGCTTGCCGGGACGTTGCGTGCCAATGTACATGTCGTAGGTAAAAACGGGCTTGCCGGCTTTTCCCTTTTTGGTGGTGATGATCACCACGCCGTTCCCGGCGCGCGAGCCATAGATCGAAGCAGACGACGCGTCCTTCAACACTTGAATCGACTCGATGTCGTTCTGGTTGATGGTGTTTAAATTACCTTTGGTGGGGACACCGTCGATAACGTAGAGGGGAGAGTTGTCGGTAACGGTACCAAAGCCACGGATGCGAACCATGACGCCACCACCGGGGCTGTTCTCATTCCCCACGTTGACGCCGGCCACCTTGCCTTGCATGGCTTGACCCAGGTTGGTCGAAGGCGTGGAGAGCAAACGGTCGGACGCGATCGTGGACACGGCACCGGTGATGTCGCGTTTGGATTGCGATCCATAACCGGTGACCACCACTTCGGACAGCGACACGATGTCGACGGCCAGGGTCACGTTGATCTCCGTTCGGTTGTCGATGCTCACTTCTTGTGTCACATAGCCGATGAATGAAAAGATCAGCGACGTGCTGTTGTCAGGCACCACGAGCGAAAAGTTGCCGTCCGAATCGGTTGTAGTACCGGTCGTGGTACCCTTCACCAGGACGTTTACGCCCGGCAAGGATTCGCCGGTTTCTTCTGTTACTTTACCTTTGATCGTTATTTCGGGCGCCACCGGGCTGTCGGGCGTCCGCGCTTTCGAGAACACCGCTTCGGGCATGAAGCATAGTGTTGCTGACAAGGCAATACAGCATAATGCATTGCGTAATTGATTACTCATAGGTATGGGGGTTAAGTTGACGAATACAAATAAAGAATAAGGCGATGTGCGATTCCCTTACAGGAAATCGGGTAAACCGAGTTTTTGTTGGTGCGTAGATCGGGTGTCGTGAAAGAAGGGACACTCGTGTCGGTCAAAGAAGTCGCTGATAGGCCAGTATTTTTCCTGCGCAGACAGGCGGCCTGATGTACTGCTGTTGGTCAGCAGTGGGTGAGGGGGGAGAATGTTTTTCATGGGGGGTATTGTTTTTTACATAGACAGATTTTATGTGAACAATCTTTTTAAAAGGTTACACGCCATTCGTACAACGTTGTTGCTGTACGACGATCGAGAACGGTCAACCTTGTGCTGAACGACACCGTGTCGTGCCATGGCACGGGGATACGATGACGATCGATTCAAACGAAAAAGGAATACCAAATAAAAACGGAATACCAACGCCAGGGTTGGTGGTTTACAACGATCTCTTCAAAAAATGAAGAAGTTCGTAAACCTCGTAGTGCTCGAATAAAGCCCGCTAAATCAATTCTTTATTTAAGAGTAGCGTTGTACAGGAGTTTCATTTTCCACAAAAGCTCAGCGCATAGATCCTAATACAACGGGTTGGATGGTCAATTTCAAAGTTCAACTGCACTCATTTCTTTGAGCGCCGTCGAGAATTTTGATGAATGATTTTTTATCGATTTGTTATCGTTTTGTTTTAGACATGAACAAAAGTCCACACATTGTTCGGCCATCTCGAGCGCAGTGTTTCCTTGCCAATGTCGATTTATGTCAATGATAAGAAACTATCGAGGTAAAGTCAATCGTTTGCGATTTCGAGATGATAATTTTTGAAAAAATCACGCCACTAAATTTGTTGCCGGATTGATGTATATACAGGTGTCCGGAAATGATATGGAGGAAGAATGGCGAACAGCATGTTGGGCGGTACCGTTCCCGCGCTAATGCAAGATGATTTTTTTGATAGGATACCGACAAAGGGCCACGCGCATGGGGATGCATTTCACCAACGGATAGATGCGTCCCCACAGGGTATCACAAACCCGGCGGGCATTGGGAGAGGAGTGATGATAGACTGGAAAAATTTGCAACGGGATACCAAAGGTGGAGGAGATTAAAATAGACGCGGTCTTGCTGCGCGATACTCCACCTTGGGGGGACTGGTGGTTTAAAAGACTTTGTTGACTCGTTCACTTGTTTTTGAATTGCTGCCGTTGTTGCTCCCGCAAGGCGACAGAGATTGGGGAATTTTTTACACGATCCTGTAAGGGTAGATCCCTTCGCCAGAGTCTATGCATGTTCATAGACTCCGGGCAAAACAGGACCATTGATCACCAACGGTATGACGTTATTTCGGGCTAATCGTGTTCAGAAAGTCTTCGATCACCGGCAACGCCACTGGTGGGTTATGCGCTTCCTTTAACATCGCGAGTTCGCCCATGAACGTTCCATGACCACCGGGAAATAACGCAAGGCTGGCGTGCGGCATCCGGCGATACATTTCAACGGCATGTTCCGGCAAAGGCACATCGTGGTCGCCGGCGACGATCAACACAGGTTTTTGAATGGCTTCGATGGTCTCGTCGGGTATGTCTTTGAACTGCTGCATCCGGTGAGCGCATTGCTCGAACATGATGTGCAGCGCTTCCTCGCTGGGATTGATGGACAGGAATTCCTTCTTATAAATGTCAGGCATATCCGAAAACTTTGGCGTCTTCATGGCTTCCCAAAATCCGGGTGCTACGCCGGCGCGTTTGTACATAGAGGAGGCGATGATGAGTTTATCGACCAGGGCCGGTTGGCGAATGGCAATTTGCAATGCGGTGGTGCCGCCATTACTAAAACCAAAAATGTCGGCCTTGTCGATCTTTAATTGCTGCAACAGCGCGATCACATCGTCGGCATCTTGTTCGAAGGTGATCTGCCGGCCGTCGCGATTGTCGCTGTGACCGTGCGCTTGCAACTCCACCGCAATGACCTTGTGCGTCCTGGACAGCGCCGGGATGAGCCGGCCAAACGTGGATTGTATGGTCGACGCCCCGCCGTGAATGAGAACCAGCGGTTTGCCGTTGCCGTGGATCTCGTAGTACATGTGCAGGCCATTGACGTTGGCGTATTTTCCGTTTTGTGCGATCGCAGCATTCATGAGCGTGATGGTTAATGTGAGTAACGTGAGGAAGGTCTTCATAGGGATTCAGCGTTGTGTTTTTGTTTTCATTTCGGACAAGTACACGTTGAGTTTCTCGATATTTTGCTTCAGGCCTTCGTCTGCTTTGAACGTTTTCACGGTCTGGACAAACTCTTCAACGCTTTCAAAGAGCATGTGCCAGGTGATGAACGTTTGATCGCCTTGCTCCTGGAACTCTATCGTGGCCACAAACCTGGGGCCGGTGATGTGTTCGTAGACCAGTTTTTTATGAAGAATGATCTCTTTGAAGATGCTCTTGTTTTTATAGTTCGTTCCATCCGGGCCGTGCATGACCAAATCCCACTCGCCACCGGGCTTGAGATCCATCTTGTGGATGGTGTTGGTGAAACCGTTGGGCCCCCACCAGTTGGCGATGTGTTCGGGCTTGGTCCAAACTTCCCACACCAGGTCGATGGGTGCATTCAGCTTTCGGGAGAGGCGAAGCTCGCGGTCGGCCGTATTACTTTTTTTGTTTTCCATAGCGTTGTTTTTTGAGTTTTTCCAAATAAGACTCCAAGCTGTCGAGTTTGCTTTCCCAATGCTTCCGGTACTGGTCCACCCACGCCGACACTTCGCTGAGCTGATCCAGTTGCGCCTCACAAAACCGGTCGCGGCCACGCTGGGTGATGGTGATGAGACCACAGTCGATAAGAATTTTGACATGCAGGGAGATGGCCTGCCGGCTGACGTCGAACTTTTCGGCGATGGCGTTCACATTGTGTGGTTCCGCAGAAATCAAGTTGATGATGGCCCTCCGCGTGGGGTCGGCAATGGCCTGGTAGACGTCCCGTCTGGCTTTCATAATATGCAAGTAAGTGCTTGCAAATATAGTGCAAGTAAGTGCTTGCGCAATATTTTTGATAAAAATTTTATGCTTTGGGTATTTTGAACGCTAAACCACTTTTTAGGCTTTTTGCAACATTTTTAGGTATTTTTGAAAAAAGCACAAAGTTCTCCCGGTCAAAGGGAGAGGTAAGCATGATAAGAGGCCAATGGATATCGTTTCTCTTCAGCATCGCGTTTGCGATGTCATTGGCGCACAGTGTCCTTCCCCACGCCCATTCAAAAGAAAAAGCAAAGCAAGGGAAAGAGACGGCTTCTCACCACCATCACGGTCATCATCATTCACATGCACAGGATGAAAAGTCAAAGCCTGCGCTACCGGTCTTCGCGCATTTTTCCAACGCGGATTTTATTGGTTCAGTAAAATATTCGTTTCAGGAGAAACAGCAACGCCCAGAGTTGACCTGCGTCCAAGCCGTTGTCGTTTCGGTAGCTTTGCCGCTTCTGACGTACCTGCCTTCCCCTGTGCCCCACGCACGCGACCTACCAAACAAGGTATTCCTCTCTCTTCGATCACTCCGCGGCCCTCCTTATTTCCTTTCTTAAAAATCCAGGAAGCGATTCCGTCATGGAATCATATCGCCTTCACCTGGTAAATTCCTATTGACTTTTTTGACGAATTGCGTAACGCATGCCGGGACATGGAGGCCTTTTTAGCTGCCGATGTTTTGGTAAAAAAAGAATTTAACATGAAAACAAGACTCGTGCTAGTGATGGCACTGCTGCTTTCTATTTCAATGCCGACAGAGGCACATCAAGGGCATAAAAACAACGCGCAGGACAGTATTGTAACAAACCCTGAACAAGTTCACGGCGATACCGCCCATCATCATGATGGGGCCGTGGCAAATAACCCATCCAAGGTCACGGCAGACCTCGGTGACTTCCCCACGCTTCATCCGCTCATTGTCCATTTTGCCATCGTACTGATCATGGTGGCCGCAGTTCTCCAACTGCTGAACCTGATCCTGATCAAAAAGGAAATTGCCTGGATCATCACCGGCATTCTTTTGATTGGGGTGTTGGCGGCATGGATGGCCGGAAGGAATTTTCACCCGCACACCCATGGGATCAGCGACCACGCCAAAAGCGTATTGGAACAACACGATACATGGGCGGACTGGACCATCAACATCGGCGTAATCAGTTTGCTGTTGCAAGTCGTGAATTTATTTTTCTTCAAAACAAAACGGTGGGCCATGGCGGTCATTGCCATGGCCCTTGTCCTATCGGGATGCAGCGTGGCCCTGGCAGGACATTACGGCGCGCAGCTGGTGCACCTCGAAGGCATCGGCCCACAAGGAAAATATTTGGAAAAAGGACATCATCATTAATCTTTTAATCTTTTGCTAAACTCAAACCCCATAACTATGAAAAAAACAATCTTAATGACGACCGTTGTCATCGCCGGGCTATTTACTTCCGCAGTATTGATTTCCAGCTGCGGTGGCAAAAAAGAACACGGCACAGAAGAACACCATCATGGGGAAGGTGACACGACCGCGCACCACGATGAAATGGAAATGGACTCAACACAAATGGCATATGCCTGCCCCATGCATCCTGAAGTAACGGGTAAAGAAGGGGATGCCTGCTCCAAGTGTGGAATGAAGCTGGTAGCGGTGAACGCCGACAGCACAAAAATGCACGGTGAGCACGAGCACTAAGCGCCGAACAGGTATTTGTATGCCATAAAATTTAGAACGGATGGTGTCCCTTTTGGCGCCATTCCAGATCTCTTATGTATGAGAAAATTGTATGATCTAAACGCAGTCACGAGAACATGGAACATTTAGTAATGAAATACACAGCCACGCCATTCAAGCGCCATGACGCCAGGCTTGTCACAACTTTGGCGTGTGCCATGCTTTTATGGAGTATGCCAGGATGCGGAAGTAAAACTTCAGAACAAGCGGCCGCACCGGAGGTAAAGGAGAGCATCACCACCAAGATCAAGATCAACGAGTTGAACAATGAGGCCAT carries:
- a CDS encoding SusC/RagA family TonB-linked outer membrane protein — translated: MSNQLRNALCCIALSATLCFMPEAVFSKARTPDSPVAPEITIKGKVTEETGESLPGVNVLVKGTTTGTTTDSDGNFSLVVPDNSTSLIFSFIGYVTQEVSIDNRTEINVTLAVDIVSLSEVVVTGYGSQSKRDITGAVSTIASDRLLSTPSTNLGQAMQGKVAGVNVGNENSPGGGVMVRIRGFGTVTDNSPLYVIDGVPTKGNLNTINQNDIESIQVLKDASSASIYGSRAGNGVVIITTKKGKAGKPVFTYDMYIGTQRPGKLLSMLNTQQYADLTWEARKNAGAVGANGNPVHAQFGNGATPVIPDYIFPAGAMEGDPRVAQDASGKYINYSNNIDAADFNKTKWLITKANKSGTNWLDEIFNPAPIQNHQIGVSGGNESGRYAMSLNYFDQKGIMIYTNFKRYSIRANTEFNINKKFRVGENLQIATTQRVNQPNGNSQESNPTSFAFRIQPIVPVYDVSGTTFAGTRGTDLDNSRNPVADLWRNKDNIQREVRLFGNAYAEYDILENLTAKTSFGIDYNIFNFRDYTIRDIESAESRGSNSLKTTNNYEWTWTWFNTLTYNATINDIHKFNFILGVESIKDYYETFDASRTNFASDDIENRYLSGGTGVQTNNGGANNWSLASEFAKVNYNLKDKYLLEGTVRRDRSSRFSAANLVAYFPAVSAGWVFSEESFAQNMNTWLDRAKLRVGWGQTGNQEIGFYNPLTIFSTNPATSFYDLNGTRTTAIPGYELTQFGNPKAKWETTTSTNIGLDVTLMNGKFDVNLDWYTRNTTDMLFPVAAPLTSGVATVPYQNIGTMRNRGIDLALAYHGQAMGNELTYNIEGNFSTYRNVVTKTNGDANTQLFGLNDERIQNFIVTQQNYPISSFFGYTIDGIFQTDDEAAAAPVNNLGTNQNKAGRFKFRDVNNDGVINTKDLSIIGNPHPDFTYGININVNYKNFGLTLFGQGVYGNQIFNYVKYWTDFPTFAGNRSTRMLNDSWRPGKTDAVLPQLTSSDQVSILPSTYYLESGSYFRFKNIQLTYTLPKGLVSKIGMSSVRVYVQGQNLWTITNYSGMDPEINLRNYTSGNDRVGGSFQYTAGTDRQLGVDGGAYPAAKQYLVGLNLTF
- a CDS encoding alpha/beta fold hydrolase; the encoded protein is MKTFLTLLTLTITLMNAAIAQNGKYANVNGLHMYYEIHGNGKPLVLIHGGASTIQSTFGRLIPALSRTHKVIAVELQAHGHSDNRDGRQITFEQDADDVIALLQQLKIDKADIFGFSNGGTTALQIAIRQPALVDKLIIASSMYKRAGVAPGFWEAMKTPKFSDMPDIYKKEFLSINPSEEALHIMFEQCAHRMQQFKDIPDETIEAIQKPVLIVAGDHDVPLPEHAVEMYRRMPHASLALFPGGHGTFMGELAMLKEAHNPPVALPVIEDFLNTISPK
- a CDS encoding SRPBCC family protein; this translates as MENKKSNTADRELRLSRKLNAPIDLVWEVWTKPEHIANWWGPNGFTNTIHKMDLKPGGEWDLVMHGPDGTNYKNKSIFKEIILHKKLVYEHITGPRFVATIEFQEQGDQTFITWHMLFESVEEFVQTVKTFKADEGLKQNIEKLNVYLSEMKTKTQR
- a CDS encoding ArsR/SmtB family transcription factor, with protein sequence MKARRDVYQAIADPTRRAIINLISAEPHNVNAIAEKFDVSRQAISLHVKILIDCGLITITQRGRDRFCEAQLDQLSEVSAWVDQYRKHWESKLDSLESYLEKLKKQRYGKQKK
- a CDS encoding heavy metal-binding domain-containing protein, whose amino-acid sequence is MKKTILMTTVVIAGLFTSAVLISSCGGKKEHGTEEHHHGEGDTTAHHDEMEMDSTQMAYACPMHPEVTGKEGDACSKCGMKLVAVNADSTKMHGEHEH